The following is a genomic window from Nicotiana tabacum cultivar K326 chromosome 3, ASM71507v2, whole genome shotgun sequence.
GGTTACTGGCCAACAAATCTACAGTTTTTGAATCTTTTTGGAAATAACATTGGTGGAGTAATACCCAGAGAGATTGGGAGCCTTCACAAATTGGAGGGACTTATTCTTCAACATAATAAACTAAGTGGTTCCCTACCCAGAGAGATTGGGAACCTTCACAAATTGGAGGTACTTGATCTTGGAGTTAATAAACTAAGTGGTTCCATACCGGAAGAGCTCTTCAATATCTCTAAGATAAGAGAGATGTCACTTGGATTTAATAACATTTCGGGCAGTCTTCCATCTGCTTCAAGCTACTGTCAAACAAATCTACATTATCTGAATCTTGGTGTGAACAACATAGATGGAGTTATACCTAGCTCAATCTCCAATTCTTCAAATCTAAAGGAATTATATCTGAACAACAACAAATTCAGTGGCCCGATTCCTAACTCTTTGGGGGATTTGAGACAGCTTGAACGTTTGACGTTGTTCGAAAACAACTTATCATCTCCGCACCTAAGTATCTTAACTTCTTTGGCGAACTGCAGATCTTTGAAAGTGTTAGCGATATCGGATAATCCTCTTAATGGTGTTCTTCCAGATTCCATTGGCAATCTCTCCAGTTCTCTTGAACTATTTGGTTTAGGTGAAACTGAAATTAGGGGACAGATACCATTAGGAATTGGGAATTTAAGTAACTTAAACACTTTTTCCATATCCCGCAATGACTTGACTGGATCAGTGCCAAGATCAATATGTGATTTACATAATCTTCAAGGGTTCTATCTTTACCATAACAGATTAAATGGACCCTTACCAGACTGCCTTTGCAAATTGCCGGAGTTAGGCTTGGTTGATTTGTCTTATAATCAAATATCGGGTCCAATACCATATTGCATTGGCGATACTACCTCTTTGAGAAATATTTACCTAAATTCAAATAGGCTCACTAACATACCCATGAGTTTATGGAGCCTCAAAGATCTTGTTCGGCTGGACTTGTCCAATAATTCTTTGGTTGGTTCTTTACCTCcagatttcggaaatttggaTGCCATAACAGTAGTAGATTTGTCGAGGAATAACCTTTCAGGAAGTATTCCAACCACGGTCGGAGACTTGCAGAAACTAATTAATCTTTCTTTGGCTTTCAATGAGTTGCAAGGATCTATTCCTGAGTCACTCggaaaaatgataagtttggaATCAGCGGATCTATCCAATAACATTCTTTCAGGTATGATTCCAAAATCATTAGAGGCACTTCGGTATCTGAAGAATTTCAATGTATCATTCAATAGATTAGAAGGTGAAATCCCAAATAAAGGACCCTTTCTCAACTTCACCTCTCAATCTTTTATGGGAAATGAAGAGTTATGTGGTGGTTTCCTTTTTCAACCTTGTAAGACTAGGACTTTTCATCAGTCAAGGAGAAGCAAAGTGCTTTTGATTGTACTTGTCACATTGGCAATTTCGTTGATGGGAATTGGCTCAATCGTTGTGTTCATGTTAAAGAGATGCGGAAAAAGAAAGGTTTCAACTCCACCCGAATCCTTACCTGCAACAACGATACTAGCCAGGATTTCATACATTGAAATCGAAAGGGCAACTCAGAGGTTCGACCAATGCAACTTGCTAGGCCATGGAGGTTTCGGTTCTGTTTACAAGGGCATCTTTGCAAATGGGATGGTTTTGGCAATCAAAGTGTTTAATTTACAGATTGAAGGTGCATTCAAGAGTTTTGATACTGAATGTGAAATTTTACGCAACCTTCGCCATAGAAATCTTACCAAAGTTATCAGCAGTTGTACTAACATGGATTTTAAAGCATTACTTCTAGAGTACATGCCCAATGGACGCCTAGAGCAATGGTTACATTCTGATGATTACTACTTGAATATGATCCAAAGATTAGACATAATGATCGATGTTGCATCAGCTTTGGAATATCTCCATCATGGTTATGCAACAGTCGTTGTACATGGCGACTTGAAGCCTAGTAACGTCTTACTAGACGAAAGGCTGGTTGGACATGTGAGTGACTTTGGCCTCACCAAGTTATTAGGAGAAGGGGAATCTATTGCTCATACTAACACACTTGCAACGATGGGCTATATTGCACCAGGTAACTTTCTTTTTTGGTCTTTTATTATCGAATATAAAGTGCTAATGTATCAAATAGTACGTAATCTTTCGTTTTCTAGTTTTATGTAATATATCACAGATTCATGAAAAAATGGTATTGAAACATCGAAATATAGAGCCCATTTGGCTTAGCTAAAATAGGAATGTAGCTTTTAAGCACCAAGtgcggaaaatattttttaagtgctgaaactgattttaTGAACAAGAAATTATGCGGTTAGATAGAAGTGCTGAGACTGAAATAAACAGTTGATGTGTTTGTTAAAAAAGTGCTAATCAAcatttttttctattaaaatgaccaaaatgccatTAAGATGTTAATATCAAACAATAGATTATTGCAAGACTTTTCATTTCCAATACAAATTATTATATCTTTCAATTCATGTTTAAGTTATAAATTGAATAGAAAATTATTATCTCAAACGAATATAAGTTATTTATTGAAATAACATAGTACTAATTAATATATGCCCAACTTATCGCTTTTGACTTTTTTTGGGCTAAAGTACAAGACTTTTAGACAGTTTTTTTTGGCTTGCCAAACATCTTATTTGCTAGTTTTAATGTAACATATCACAGATTTTGCACGAAACAAGGGGTATTGAGAGCGTGGAAATATGACAATTTCAAACTCTATATTCATGCATCTACGACAATTAAGAAAAACTTGCAGTTTTTCGTTTCATTTGATTGTCTTACTCTTGGTTCATTCCCATTccacctatttttatttttttaaaatttttatctaCTCAagatagttttaaatttttttaatatctTCCAAATACAAAGATATTACTTTCgtttatttatttagtttgttAAGAAACTAATTACTCTAGTAACATTGGATCAGAGTATGGATCAGTAGGATTAGTTTCTAGAAGATGTGATGTGTACAGCTACGGCATAATGCTCATGGAAACATTCACAAGAAAAAAGCCATATGATGAAATGTTTCAAGAAAATTTGAGCATGAGGAGTTGGGTCTGTAATTCAATACCTGCAACACCAGAAGATATTATTGATGCCACTTTATTGGATCCAGAAGAGATTGATTTCAAGAAAAAGTTACATTGTGTGTCCTCTATTTTGGAGTTGGCTTTGAATTGCACAACTGAATCTCCTAATGAGAGGCTGAACATGAAAGATGTCCTGGCAAATATCAAGAAGATCAAGCTGGAATTTCTTCGCAAATGATGTAGCAAGGTTTATGTGATGGTAAGTATCCAGCTTTTTCATCAATATTCTCATGTCATCCGGATAGAAATGATTATTTTCTTGTCTATACCATTTGTAAATGTAGAAATAAGATGTCTTAATTTAAGAAggcaaaacaaaaggaaaataaaggTCCAATGAAACTAAGAAAGAAATTTAACGTTCAAGAAATTTAGAGTTTCATTTATCAaaggaaaattatgaaaataacttAAGTCTCAATATTCACGCCCCATAACTCCGGCGTCCGGCAAGGTAAGATTGCAAGATTGGTCTCAAAAGAACCCCTAGTTTTAGAGAACAATCCCCAATTGTTTTCATCCTCATATTCATAACCAATCTTTACAGATCTTAATTTCTCTGGATTTTAGCTTCATTTGATGTTCTTCGCGTCATTTATGTGATGTTCTGACCAGCCATGGTTGCCTTCGTCTCTCCCCAGCTCCAAGCTGTGGGAGAGCCACATCAAGTACCTGTAAAGAATGTTCAAAATAATAGCACACACAATTCATACGCTGCCCAGTTGTCTCAACCAAAAGTagcaacaacatcaaatcaaaaaATCTTAAAACATATTGAAGTTATTCATGGAGTtccaacaattcaattctcaatgGAAGAAAGGATGGAATTTGCAAAGGAGGAAGGTTTGCATCAAACTATTGTAGTGAAACTTTCTTCGAACTCTCCAGATTTATCCGCATTGAGAAGTTTACTGCCAAAATTTTTTGGCATCAAAGGACATGCTTTAATCAGGCAACTTGCCCCAAGGCAGTTGCTCATTAGGGTCGATCAACATGACGACTTCGTCAATTCACTTGCAAGGTCATTTAACTACTTTAAATACAATGGTAGGGAGCACCAAATCAGAACATTCCCATGGTCTATTGGATTTAATGTAAATGAGAAAACAACAAAGGCAGTGGTTTGGATTTCATTGCCTAATCTGCCAACTGAGTTGTTTGCAATGAAGGCTTTGTTGTCTATCGCTTCAGCAGTTGGCAAACCAATAGCCATTGACAAAGCAACTCAGACCAAGTCGCGTCCTAGTACTACAAGGGTGAAGGTTATCCTTGATTTAATGGATAAACTCCCTGATAAAATAAAGTTGCAATTTCTGGACAAACAAACGGGCAAATGGTTGAAATTTTTCAAGAGTTTGTTTATGATAATTTGCCATTATATTGCAACCATTGTAAACACCAAGGACATGATGAAAAAACATGTCGACATTTGAATGAAATGGCATCTGGAAGCAGGGCAGGTGAAGGAGATACTGTTCGTGCACAGTGAAGATCAGCTAAATGATAATGAAGGTCAATCAGTTAAGAAATTTCAAGGGGATTTGAGGCAATTGCTTGATGAAAAAAGAAGAATGCCTGTTGTGACTGTGGCTGCAGGTGTACAAAATGTTGTAACTGAAATTGATAAAATCCCAGTTGAAGCAGGTAGACAAGCTGAAACCTTATGCAGGGATTCAGAGGTTGTACCATTTGATGTACAAACTGGTAGAGATACACAGGCAAATAGTGTTGCAACGGGGCAATTTCAACTTGGTTTGCAAAAACATGctgatgatttaaactccccataaacccttacattcgaggacgaatgttcctaagggggggagggtgttacaacctatatccacatgtgttagttcatgccatatattagttaacataaatccaagaaggaattatcttttagatgataagaagtcaatcctattggtcttaagtgatacaagagtgtataagggtgattaaccagtattagaagttaaacgaatcaaggatgttgtaactcgtattttcaggtaatctagcggtgcttaatacactcaagaggtcatttattaaggtattttaatcatataatatccgtatcataagtcttgaagtcaaacgagttatgaaacaaaagtcgacaaaagttgtcgcaacttaggttcataattttacttaaacattaggtcaaatgtttctaatcttttctcataatttacaaggaattacggggtgatctaccaacaaaattaaagatctatgagtctagtttccaacgcattaaaccgttcatcgatacgatctcggagtagagagatattcgcgttttcgcgagactgcgccaagcacctctctatggggcccactaaggcagtttaagatatttggacctatataggatgcctccaacccgttttaagtcatttcttctcactattttcagaccttagaaccctaggaacatcctctcaaggttctctcaagattcaagacccaaaaaagggcaaacaacacaaatcaagtgtcgggaattccgtggcgctagtaagtctcttgttcttcttgttgttgctcatttttgtgtcgttccagcttgtgtgggaggtttttttaaagggtttatgttctgtaaatactccctcatgttcttaatatcaatcctaggtgatttcaagccttctaaagtgattctagtgccgaaaaatactaattgatcgctagtttcgcttttttgttgttgtggcagcattggagggatatttcatggaaatttaaggtcaaattggagttgttctttctgtataaagataaggaacctcttactctatatgtatttaagattatccaagttgcggctaagccattgaagctagaacttgtgagatatatatcgaaaggcttggtagtaatgttattgttttgtggactgttttgcattgttgttgggctgcgtattttactactatcttgtggatttttggaggaggaagggtgtggataaacaccatatatatgtagggttatgggctgatagttatccgtaacatttccaggttgtttgacacgactacggtggtcatcgtatgtatgaagtgattaggctgtgtgtggactattttggga
Proteins encoded in this region:
- the LOC107799195 gene encoding uncharacterized protein LOC107799195, which produces MEKANSFILSVVLQLLYLLVACIATNISTDQSALLALKSRVTLNSSHPLTQNWSSQSSVCDWIGVTCGSRHHRVRALNISNMDIVGTIPPQLGNLSFLVSLDMSRNNFLGDIPQDLSRLRRLKVIDLGYNNFSGEIPMWFGFFSELQILILDNNGFTAIPPASISNLSKLETLSVSNNHLQGSFPKDIGNLQSLKELVLVSNQLTGSIPYSIFNISSLETLALTYNQLSGSLPADICRGLQKIKSISIISNQLSGHIPASLSNCTQLYDLSLSYNNFNGIIPPEIVNLERLEFLNLGGNHLQGIIPAKIGNLRNLQQLQLENNGIVGSIPRSIRNMTSLWILNFKTNNLTGVIPGEIGNLHKLEKLYLQFNELSGSIPEELFNISTLRRVSLSTNNLSGSLPLAFGYWPTNLQFLNLFGNNIGGVIPREIGSLHKLEGLILQHNKLSGSLPREIGNLHKLEVLDLGVNKLSGSIPEELFNISKIREMSLGFNNISGSLPSASSYCQTNLHYLNLGVNNIDGVIPSSISNSSNLKELYLNNNKFSGPIPNSLGDLRQLERLTLFENNLSSPHLSILTSLANCRSLKVLAISDNPLNGVLPDSIGNLSSSLELFGLGETEIRGQIPLGIGNLSNLNTFSISRNDLTGSVPRSICDLHNLQGFYLYHNRLNGPLPDCLCKLPELGLVDLSYNQISGPIPYCIGDTTSLRNIYLNSNRLTNIPMSLWSLKDLVRLDLSNNSLVGSLPPDFGNLDAITVVDLSRNNLSGSIPTTVGDLQKLINLSLAFNELQGSIPESLGKMISLESADLSNNILSGMIPKSLEALRYLKNFNVSFNRLEGEIPNKGPFLNFTSQSFMGNEELCGGFLFQPCKTRTFHQSRRSKVLLIVLVTLAISLMGIGSIVVFMLKRCGKRKVSTPPESLPATTILARISYIEIERATQRFDQCNLLGHGGFGSVYKGIFANGMVLAIKVFNLQIEGAFKSFDTECEILRNLRHRNLTKVISSCTNMDFKALLLEYMPNGRLEQWLHSDDYYLNMIQRLDIMIDVASALEYLHHGYATVVVHGDLKPSNVLLDERLVGHVSDFGLTKLLGEGESIAHTNTLATMGYIAPEYGSVGLVSRRCDVYSYGIMLMETFTRKKPYDEMFQENLSMRSWVCNSIPATPEDIIDATLLDPEEIDFKKKLHCVSSILELALNCTTESPNERLNMKDVLANIKKIKLEFLRK